A part of Diprion similis isolate iyDipSimi1 chromosome 12, iyDipSimi1.1, whole genome shotgun sequence genomic DNA contains:
- the LOC124412903 gene encoding REST corepressor 3 isoform X2, with protein MVLAERNTDNVRNGRRSRGPSPNGQTESSSEEDGAEKIRVGRDYQVIVPEFIPLNERRLDQCPDRALLVWSPTTDIPDQKLDEYIILAKEKYGYNGEQALGMLFWHKHNLERAVLDLANFTPFPDEWTVEDKVLFEQAFQFHGKSFHRIRQMLPDKSIASLVKYYYSWKKTRTRTSLMDRQARKLNSGGKEGENGSENGSELGSNTDSESEDKKWTIHRGIRRGKNQAVQGSQGGDAKASSDSENMPQVQGACSNCGVACHSVRTTPKGHACHSCYLHWRRTGVARPLSSVPGRSNKRKPPRGLVVNHDDLAALAGQPNQANNSLQAIDTEIVSLKRQIQSNKQQVSALKRKTTDGIDDLRPPEVSSRINARWTNDELLLAVQGVRKYGKDFSAIADVIGTKTEAHLRSFFVNYRRRYNLDAVLKEYEAENGPILIDDEKDEKMEVDQVQNSENAETSQKAKATVTPGQTTK; from the exons ATGGTTTTGGCTGAAAGAAACACGGACAATGTTCGAAATGGGCGAAGATCTCGAGGCCCCAGCCCCAATGGGCAGACGGAGTCGTCCAGCGAGGAGGACGGAG CAGAGAAAATACGTGTCGGTCGTGACTATCAAGTTATTGTTCCAGAATTTATCCCTCTCAATG aacgACGTTTGGACCAATGCCCGGACAGAGCACTACTTGTTTGGTCTCCAACAACTGATATACCTGATCAAAAAT TGGATGAATACATTATATtggcgaaagaaaaatacggCTATAACGGAGAACAAGCTTTAGGAATGCTTTTTTGGCATAAACATAATTTAGAGCGAGCTGTTCTGGACTTGGCGAATTTCACACCTTTCCCTGATGAATGGACCGTCGAAGATAAAGTTTTGTTTGAACAAGCCTTTCAATTTCAcggaaaaagttttcatcgTATTCGTCAAATG CTTCCAGACAAGTCTATTGCAAGTCTCGTGAAGTATTACTATAGTTGGAAGAAAACGAGAACTAGAACGTCGTTGATGGATAGACAAGCTCGAAAATTAAATAGCGGGGGAAAAGAAGGTGAAAACGGTAGTGAAAATGGAAGCGAGCTTGGTTCCAATACCGATAGTGAGTCAGAGGATAAA AAGTGGACGATCCACCGCGGAATACGTCGTGGAAAAAACCAAGCTGTGCAGGGGAGCCAAGGCGGTGATGCCAAGGCCTCGTCCGACTCGGAAAACATGCCTCAGGTTCAG GGGGCGTGTAGCAACTGCGGTGTCGCTTGTCATAGCGTTCGTACAACGCCCAAGGGACATGCGTGTCATAGCTGCTATCTGCACTGGAG GCGTACTGGAGTTGCCAGGCCCCTGAGCTCTGTGCCAGGTCGTTCGAACAAAAGAAAACCACCACGAGGATTGGTCGTCAATCATGACGATCTAGCAGCATTAGCTGGCCAGCCAAACCAGGCAAACAACAGTCTGCAAGCCATTGACACCGAAATTGTTAGCCTGAAACGCCAA ATACAATCGAACAAACAGCAAGTAAGTGCTCTCAAACGGAAGACAACTGATGGTATCGATGACTTACGACCACCGGAAGTTTCCAGTCGTATTAATGCACGTTGGACAAATGACGAATTGTTACTAGCTGTTCAAGGAGTTAGGAAATATGGAAAAGACTTTTCTGCTATCGCCGACGTGATTGGTACTAAGACAGAAGCCCACCTAAGATCCTTCTTTGTTAATTATCGACGAAGATATAATTTGGATGCAGTTCTAAAAGAATATGAGGCAGAAAACGGACCCATCTTAATCGATGATGAAAAGGACGAAAAG atGGAGGTCGATCAAGTGCAGAATAGTGAAAATGCGGAGACGTCTCAAAAAGCAAAAGCTACTGTCACGCCAGGACAAACGACTAAATAG
- the LOC124412903 gene encoding REST corepressor isoform X3, with amino-acid sequence MVLAERNTDNVRNGRRSRGPSPNGQTESSSEEDGVPAEKIRVGRDYQVIVPEFIPLNERRLDQCPDRALLVWSPTTDIPDQKLDEYIILAKEKYGYNGEQALGMLFWHKHNLERAVLDLANFTPFPDEWTVEDKVLFEQAFQFHGKSFHRIRQMLPDKSIASLVKYYYSWKKTRTRTSLMDRQARKLNSGGKEGENGSENGSELGSNTDSESEDKKWTIHRGIRRGKNQAVQGSQGGDAKASSDSENMPQVQIQSNKQQVSALKRKTTDGIDDLRPPEVSSRINARWTNDELLLAVQGVRKYGKDFSAIADVIGTKTEAHLRSFFVNYRRRYNLDAVLKEYEAENGPILIDDEKDEKMEVDQVQNSENAETSQKAKATVTPGQTTK; translated from the exons ATGGTTTTGGCTGAAAGAAACACGGACAATGTTCGAAATGGGCGAAGATCTCGAGGCCCCAGCCCCAATGGGCAGACGGAGTCGTCCAGCGAGGAGGACGGAG ttccaGCAGAGAAAATACGTGTCGGTCGTGACTATCAAGTTATTGTTCCAGAATTTATCCCTCTCAATG aacgACGTTTGGACCAATGCCCGGACAGAGCACTACTTGTTTGGTCTCCAACAACTGATATACCTGATCAAAAAT TGGATGAATACATTATATtggcgaaagaaaaatacggCTATAACGGAGAACAAGCTTTAGGAATGCTTTTTTGGCATAAACATAATTTAGAGCGAGCTGTTCTGGACTTGGCGAATTTCACACCTTTCCCTGATGAATGGACCGTCGAAGATAAAGTTTTGTTTGAACAAGCCTTTCAATTTCAcggaaaaagttttcatcgTATTCGTCAAATG CTTCCAGACAAGTCTATTGCAAGTCTCGTGAAGTATTACTATAGTTGGAAGAAAACGAGAACTAGAACGTCGTTGATGGATAGACAAGCTCGAAAATTAAATAGCGGGGGAAAAGAAGGTGAAAACGGTAGTGAAAATGGAAGCGAGCTTGGTTCCAATACCGATAGTGAGTCAGAGGATAAA AAGTGGACGATCCACCGCGGAATACGTCGTGGAAAAAACCAAGCTGTGCAGGGGAGCCAAGGCGGTGATGCCAAGGCCTCGTCCGACTCGGAAAACATGCCTCAGGTTCAG ATACAATCGAACAAACAGCAAGTAAGTGCTCTCAAACGGAAGACAACTGATGGTATCGATGACTTACGACCACCGGAAGTTTCCAGTCGTATTAATGCACGTTGGACAAATGACGAATTGTTACTAGCTGTTCAAGGAGTTAGGAAATATGGAAAAGACTTTTCTGCTATCGCCGACGTGATTGGTACTAAGACAGAAGCCCACCTAAGATCCTTCTTTGTTAATTATCGACGAAGATATAATTTGGATGCAGTTCTAAAAGAATATGAGGCAGAAAACGGACCCATCTTAATCGATGATGAAAAGGACGAAAAG atGGAGGTCGATCAAGTGCAGAATAGTGAAAATGCGGAGACGTCTCAAAAAGCAAAAGCTACTGTCACGCCAGGACAAACGACTAAATAG
- the LOC124412902 gene encoding diphthine--ammonia ligase, giving the protein MRVVALISGGKDSCFNMMQCIAAGHDIVALANLYPIEKDELDSFMFQTVGHQGVEYLGEAIGLPLYREPTFGKSKMLEKNYSPTDDDEVEDLYRLLVKVKERENIEAVASGAILSDYQRIRVENVCSRLGLVSLCYLWRRSQEDLLKEMIECSVNAVFIKVAALGLEPRHLGKSIAEMQSHLAKMKEKYGVNICGEGGEYETFTLDCPLFIKSIIIDEYESVVHSNDDIAPVGYLNFKKIHLQNKNNGIEALSLQERLQLVSIKCPSDYIDEIVRPELQDGCNLSDDENEESESDNKCLKTSNSGQFNPPSPMEIMYDDEDYPDVPVSNRNQTGWFWFGGVVGKNPDPKLATEEALDKLSNLVETEKLKISDIVAVTLYIKDMSNYLLINEVYISRLSNVNPPVRVCIECPLNVPIVLDALAYKEIPQIGDNKVHKRHTMHVQSISNWAPANIGPYSQAIRVGDIISVAGQIPLVPGSMTMLDLNIKRQCRLTLRHINRIVKAMDANTQLRDIVQGICFSTHPSYIPDARKEWEKRTNNAIVDYVVVPNLPRGAKVEWCVWAHRDNNRFEYEETGKCVGDFKVAIRRRWNYENNVSAIVCYLSTGSSNSMGNLAVDTNLSFAELNAAELTEAFEYLLCKLTKGSQTVNPTCNLRIFYKVGSSPGPNFIQSVLSSFESRNIVTTIIPTTHLHNYSTFLSICGIRHE; this is encoded by the exons ATGAGGGTCGTAGCTTTGATCAGCGGTGGAAAAGACTCCTGCTTCAATATGATGCAGTGCATAGCTGCTGGCCACGACATCGTTGCTTTAGCTAACTTATATCCAATCGAAAAAG ATGAATTAGATTCTTTCATGTTCCAAACGGTTGGTCACCAAGGAGTAGAGTATCTAGGTGAAGCTATCGGTTTACCTCTGTACCGTGAACCAACATTTGGAAAGTCAAAAATGTTggaaaagaattattcacCTACGGATGACGACGAGGTTGAAGACTTGTACAGATTGCTGGTCAAAGTGAAG GAGCGGGAAAATATAGAAGCAGTTGCCTCTGGTGCAATTCTGAGTGACTATCAACGCATTCGCGTCGAAAATGT GTGCAGCCGCTTAGGCCTTGTTTCGTTATGCTATTTGTGGCGAAGAAGTCAGGAAGATTTACTGAAGGAGATGATCGAGTGTTCCGTTAATGCAGTTTTCATAAAAGTAGCTGCGTTAGGCTTAGAACCCCGGCACTTGGGAAAGTCCATTGCAGAAATGCAATCGCATCTTGCAAAAATG aaagaaaaatatggtgTCAACATATGTGGCGAGGGTGGGGAGTACGAGACTTTTACCCTAGACTGTCCATTGTTTATCAAAAGCATTATAAT agACGAGTATGAAAGTGTTGTTCACTCTAACGATGACATAGCGCCTGTCGGATACCTGAATTTTAAAAAGATCCATTTACAAAATAAGAAT AATGGTATAGAGGCATTATCATTGCAAGAGAGGTTACAGTTGGTATCCATAAAGTGCCCATCTGACTACATTGATGAAATAGTCAGACCAGAGTTACAAGATGGCTGTAATTTATCGGATGACGAAAATGAAGAATCTGAAAGTGATAACAAATGCTTAAAGACATCAAACTCTG GTCAATTCAACCCACCAAGTCCGATGGAAATTATGTACGATGATGAAGATTATCCAGACGTACCTGTTTCAAATAGAAATCAAACTGGCTGGTTCTGGTTTGGAGGAgttgttggaaaaaatccTGATCCAAAACTTGCCACGGAGGAAGCCTTGGACAAATTAAGCA atcTAGTCGAAACGGAAAAGCTTAAGATTTCAGATATTGTTGCAGTAACATTGTATATAAAAGATATGTCGAactatttattaataaacgaAGTCTACATCTCGAGGTTGAGTAACGTCAACCCACCGGTACGCGTGTGCATTGAGTGCCCATTAAACGTACCTATCGTCTTAGATGCTTTAGCATATAAAGAAATTCCACAAATAGGAGACAACAAAGTTCACAAAAGGCACACGATGCATGTACAGAGTATAAGTAATTGGGCACCTGCTAATATTGGACCATACTCCCAAGCTATTCGA GTCGGAGATATTATTTCTGTTGCTGGTCAAATACCTTTAGTTCCTGGGAGCATGACGATGTTGGATTTAAATATCAAAAGACAATGTCGGTTAACATTGAGGCATATCAACCGAATTGTTAAAGCAATGGATGCCAATACACAGCTCAGAGATATTGTACAG GGTATTTGTTTTTCGACACATCCTAGTTATATTCCTGACGCACGCAAAGAATGGGAAAAACGAACTAATAATGCAATTGTAGATTACGTTGTTGTACCAAACTTGCCACGAGGTGCTAAAGTCGAATGGTGTGTTTGGGCACATCGGGACAATAACCGTTTCGAAT ATGAAGAAACTGGAAAATGTGTTGGTGATTTTAAAGTTGCCATAAGGCGACGATGGAATTATGAGAATAACGTATCTGCTATTGTATGTTACCTGTCGACTG GATCTTCAAATTCAATGGGAAACCTGGCGGTAGACACGAATCTGAGTTTTGCTGAACTTAATGCAGCCGAACTTACAGAAGCTTTCGAATATCTTCTATGTAAGTTGACAAAAGGTTCACAAACTGTAAATCCTACTTGTAActtaagaatattttataaagtgGGTAGCTCACCAGgaccaaattttattcaaagcgTTCTGTCAAGTTTTGAAAGCCGAAATATAGTTACCACCATAATCCCAACGACTCATCTTcataattacagcacttttttatcaatttgcgGTATCAGGCATGAATAA
- the LOC124412903 gene encoding REST corepressor 3 isoform X1 codes for MVLAERNTDNVRNGRRSRGPSPNGQTESSSEEDGVPAEKIRVGRDYQVIVPEFIPLNERRLDQCPDRALLVWSPTTDIPDQKLDEYIILAKEKYGYNGEQALGMLFWHKHNLERAVLDLANFTPFPDEWTVEDKVLFEQAFQFHGKSFHRIRQMLPDKSIASLVKYYYSWKKTRTRTSLMDRQARKLNSGGKEGENGSENGSELGSNTDSESEDKKWTIHRGIRRGKNQAVQGSQGGDAKASSDSENMPQVQGACSNCGVACHSVRTTPKGHACHSCYLHWRRTGVARPLSSVPGRSNKRKPPRGLVVNHDDLAALAGQPNQANNSLQAIDTEIVSLKRQIQSNKQQVSALKRKTTDGIDDLRPPEVSSRINARWTNDELLLAVQGVRKYGKDFSAIADVIGTKTEAHLRSFFVNYRRRYNLDAVLKEYEAENGPILIDDEKDEKMEVDQVQNSENAETSQKAKATVTPGQTTK; via the exons ATGGTTTTGGCTGAAAGAAACACGGACAATGTTCGAAATGGGCGAAGATCTCGAGGCCCCAGCCCCAATGGGCAGACGGAGTCGTCCAGCGAGGAGGACGGAG ttccaGCAGAGAAAATACGTGTCGGTCGTGACTATCAAGTTATTGTTCCAGAATTTATCCCTCTCAATG aacgACGTTTGGACCAATGCCCGGACAGAGCACTACTTGTTTGGTCTCCAACAACTGATATACCTGATCAAAAAT TGGATGAATACATTATATtggcgaaagaaaaatacggCTATAACGGAGAACAAGCTTTAGGAATGCTTTTTTGGCATAAACATAATTTAGAGCGAGCTGTTCTGGACTTGGCGAATTTCACACCTTTCCCTGATGAATGGACCGTCGAAGATAAAGTTTTGTTTGAACAAGCCTTTCAATTTCAcggaaaaagttttcatcgTATTCGTCAAATG CTTCCAGACAAGTCTATTGCAAGTCTCGTGAAGTATTACTATAGTTGGAAGAAAACGAGAACTAGAACGTCGTTGATGGATAGACAAGCTCGAAAATTAAATAGCGGGGGAAAAGAAGGTGAAAACGGTAGTGAAAATGGAAGCGAGCTTGGTTCCAATACCGATAGTGAGTCAGAGGATAAA AAGTGGACGATCCACCGCGGAATACGTCGTGGAAAAAACCAAGCTGTGCAGGGGAGCCAAGGCGGTGATGCCAAGGCCTCGTCCGACTCGGAAAACATGCCTCAGGTTCAG GGGGCGTGTAGCAACTGCGGTGTCGCTTGTCATAGCGTTCGTACAACGCCCAAGGGACATGCGTGTCATAGCTGCTATCTGCACTGGAG GCGTACTGGAGTTGCCAGGCCCCTGAGCTCTGTGCCAGGTCGTTCGAACAAAAGAAAACCACCACGAGGATTGGTCGTCAATCATGACGATCTAGCAGCATTAGCTGGCCAGCCAAACCAGGCAAACAACAGTCTGCAAGCCATTGACACCGAAATTGTTAGCCTGAAACGCCAA ATACAATCGAACAAACAGCAAGTAAGTGCTCTCAAACGGAAGACAACTGATGGTATCGATGACTTACGACCACCGGAAGTTTCCAGTCGTATTAATGCACGTTGGACAAATGACGAATTGTTACTAGCTGTTCAAGGAGTTAGGAAATATGGAAAAGACTTTTCTGCTATCGCCGACGTGATTGGTACTAAGACAGAAGCCCACCTAAGATCCTTCTTTGTTAATTATCGACGAAGATATAATTTGGATGCAGTTCTAAAAGAATATGAGGCAGAAAACGGACCCATCTTAATCGATGATGAAAAGGACGAAAAG atGGAGGTCGATCAAGTGCAGAATAGTGAAAATGCGGAGACGTCTCAAAAAGCAAAAGCTACTGTCACGCCAGGACAAACGACTAAATAG